CAGTGCGAACCTGGCACTGCGTGAGCTGGGAATTGTGTTGTTCCTGTCGGTGGTGGGGCTGAAATCCGGCGGTGACTTTATCGCCACGCTGACCCAGGGCGATGGAGTGAAATGGATGTGTTATGGCATCTTTATCACCGCAATTCCGCTGATCACCGTCGGTTTGCTGGCGCGAATGCTGGCGAAGATGAACTATCTGACCCTCTGCGGCATGTTGGCCGGGTCGATGACCGATCCGCCAGCGCTGGCGTTTGCCAACGGCCTGCATGCCACCAGCGGCGCGGCGGCACTCTCGTATGCGACGGTTTATCCGCTGGTGATGTTTTTACGTATTATCACCCCACAACTTCTGGCCGTACTGTTCTGGGGGATGGGTTAATAGCGTGTCGGTATGAATACGGCGCAGATGGTAATCCACCTGATACTCGCTGGTGTTGCGGAACATCACTGAGTAGTTAAGAAATTCGCCGCTGTCGCTGTAGGAGAGTGAAGTAATACGCAGCAGCGGCGTTTGTTCCGCCACGTTCAGCAAGCTGGCCACCTGTTTATCGGCCAGCACCGGTGTCAGGCTCTCGTAGTTACCACTGATGGTGATGCCGCATTCCTTCTCGATATAATCGAATTTCGACCCCTCCAGATGCCCCAATGACAGCGAACGGAACAGCTTCACCGGCATATAGCTGTCTTCCAGCATCAGCGGTTTTCCCTCCACGTAACGAACCCGCCGCGAGAAGTAGATCCGTTCGTTAATGTGTATGCGCAACTGGCTGGCAATGGCTGGCGGAGCGGGCATCACTTCGAACTGCAAAACCTGACTCTGTACCTCTTTGCCCTGTCGGCGCAGCACTTCTACCAGCCCGGTCAGATTGGTGGTTTCATGATGAACATCTTTGCGTGCGACAAATGTCCCGCTGCCGTGACGGCGAACCACTAATCCCCAACCCACCAGCAGATCAACCGCCTTGCGAATCGTCATTCGCGCCACGCCAAACTCCAGCGCCAGCGCCTTTTCGCCCGGTAACGGGCTGCCGATATTGTAATCCGATGAATTGAGCCGCAGGCGTAATCGCTCGGCGATAGATTTGTAGATCACCTGTAGACCTCTCTGCCCCCGTCAGCGGGAGCATTGCCTCTGAATATGTCCATGTTTTTCCTGAAAAGTAGACCTGAGCGCATGAAATAAAACCATGAAAGCGATCACGAATCGCAGCGGCGCGCCATGTTGGCGCGGCGGCGGCTTCTTATGCTGCTCACAGGCCCACAAAAAACCTACAAGGCCTCTACCCCCTACAAGTTGTTACATGAGGATTCTATGATGCTCAGTCAAATACAACGTTTCGGCGGTGCCATGTTCACACCGGTACTGCTCTTCCCGTTTGCCGGTATGGTGGTGGGTATTGCCATCATGCTGGGTAATCCCCTGTTTGTCGGCGCAACCTTAACCGCACCCGACAATCTGTTTGCGCAATGTGTCCATATCATTGAAGAGGGCGGTTGGGCGGTGTTTCGCAATATGCCGCTCATTTTCGCCGTCGGTTTACCTATTGGTCTGGCAAAACAGGCGCAAGGGCGAGCTTGCCTGGCGGTGCTGATCAGTTTTCTGACCTGGAATTACTTCATTAACGCCATGGGAATGACCTGGGGTCACTTTTTTGGCGTCGATTTCAGCATTGAACCCACGGCGGGCAGCGGTCTTGCGCTGATTGCCGGGATCAAAACCCTCGACACCAGCATTATCGGGGCGATTGCGATTTCCGGCATTGTCACCGCCATCCATAACCGCTTTTTCGACAAACCGCTGCCCGTCTTTCTTGGCATCTTCCAGGGCACCTCGTTTGTGGTAATTATCGCCTTCCTGGTGATGATCCCCTGCGCCTGGCTGACGCTGTTGGGCTGGCCGAAAGTGCAGCTTGGCATTGAATCATTGCAGGCTTTTCTGCGCTCTGCTGGGGCGCTGGGCGTGTGGATTTACACTTTCCTGGAACGCATCCTGATCCCGACCGGGCTGCACCACTTTGTCTACGGTCCCTTTATCTTCGGCCCGGCGGCGGTGGAAGGCGGTATTCAGATGTACTGGGCGCAACATCTACAGGCATTCAGCCAGAGCACCGAGCCGCTGAAAGTCCTGTTCCCGGAAGGTGGCTTTGCACTGCACGGTAACGCGAAAGTGTTTGGTTCCATCGGTATCGCGCTGGCGATGTGGTATACCGCCGC
The Kosakonia oryzae genome window above contains:
- a CDS encoding alpha-glucoside-specific PTS transporter subunit IIBC — protein: MLSQIQRFGGAMFTPVLLFPFAGMVVGIAIMLGNPLFVGATLTAPDNLFAQCVHIIEEGGWAVFRNMPLIFAVGLPIGLAKQAQGRACLAVLISFLTWNYFINAMGMTWGHFFGVDFSIEPTAGSGLALIAGIKTLDTSIIGAIAISGIVTAIHNRFFDKPLPVFLGIFQGTSFVVIIAFLVMIPCAWLTLLGWPKVQLGIESLQAFLRSAGALGVWIYTFLERILIPTGLHHFVYGPFIFGPAAVEGGIQMYWAQHLQAFSQSTEPLKVLFPEGGFALHGNAKVFGSIGIALAMWYTAAPENRVKVAGLLIPATLTAILVGITEPLEFTFLFISPLLFAVHAVLAATMATVMYSFGVVGNMGGGLLDQFLPQNWIPMFHNHAATVFTQIAIGLCFTALYFVVFRTLITVLNLKTPGREESEIKLYSKADYKAAHGQTTAAAKDSLGQAAGFLQALGGAANIESVNNCATRLRITLVDTAKTQSDDVFKALGAHGVVRRGNAIQVIVGLHVPLLRDQLESLMKTPLTNEPSTMTEAVS
- a CDS encoding GntR family transcriptional regulator, which encodes MIYKSIAERLRLRLNSSDYNIGSPLPGEKALALEFGVARMTIRKAVDLLVGWGLVVRRHGSGTFVARKDVHHETTNLTGLVEVLRRQGKEVQSQVLQFEVMPAPPAIASQLRIHINERIYFSRRVRYVEGKPLMLEDSYMPVKLFRSLSLGHLEGSKFDYIEKECGITISGNYESLTPVLADKQVASLLNVAEQTPLLRITSLSYSDSGEFLNYSVMFRNTSEYQVDYHLRRIHTDTLLTHPPEQYGQKLWGDNT